GCGATACCTACACGGAGATAGTATTTTGCGGTTCGGCGCGGTTTGATTCCGGCACTGTCAACCAAGATAAGTTTATCAACTTTTTCGGGGTGTTCCGCTGAGATAATAATCGAAATTCTACCGCCAAAGGAGTGGCCGATGAGGTGAACTTTCGGTATGTCAAACTTCCCCAAAAACGCCGTAACAAACTGAGCGTAGTCAGATGTATCCCATGCGGTAGGTGGAAGCTGACTCTTGCCGAACCCTGGCAGGTCAAGGGCGTAAACTTTATGGGATTGTGCCAACCATTCAAAAACGGGTTGAAAACTCGCAGCCTCACCGCCCCAGCCATGTAACAGGAGCACTACGTCGCCTTCTCCAGCAACCTGATATGAAATGTTAAGAGTGTTAATTTCCGTACTTGGCATCTACAAACATTTCGCGCTTACACAACTAATTAAAGGGACTCCAGAATCTCTGAAGCAACAACCCTATCGTCAAAGGGAAATCTTTCACCCTGAATCTCTTGATAATCTTCATGCCCTTTGCCCGCAATGACAACAACATCTCCAGATTTTGCTGTGGTGATTGCGTGATGGATTGCGTCCCGTCTATCTGAAATACACACATACTGGGTGTCATGTGGTAAATTTGACACAATTTGCGCGATGATTTCATCTGGGTCTTCAGTGCGCGGATTATCGGACGTAACCACACTGTAATCTGCAATTTGAGCGGAAATATTTCCCATTTTCGGGCGTTTCCCACTGTCGCGGTCCCCTCCGCACCCAAAAACACAAATTAGATCCCGCCTGGCGACGCGCTTCGCAGCAGTCAGCACATTTTCTAAGCCGTCCGGTGTATGGGCATAGTCAACAATAACGGCAAAATCCTGTCCCCTGTCAATGAGTTCAAACCGTCCGGGGACTATAGTGGTAGCGAGACCTTCCTGAATTGCTGAGATAGGGCAATCGTAACGGAGTCCAACGGCAATGGCAGCAAGTGCATTGTAAAGGTTATAGTCTCCGAGCAATTGCAACTTAGCAGGAATCCGACCACACGGTGTCACTGCTGTAAATGTCAATCGATTATGAGAATAACGAATATCTTTGGCATGTAGATCGGCGTTTTCGCCAAGTCCATACATCAAAAGTTGCGAGTCCAAGCAGACCTGGGCGATACGTTCCGCGACTGGCGAATCGCTGTTTAAAATTGCAAAACTCGCTTCACCCAGCTGTTCAAACAGCATTAACTTTGCTTTTAAGTATATCTCCATCGTCTGGTGATAATCAAGGTGATCTTGGGTGAAATTGGTAAAGACAGCGGTATCAAAGGTAAGGCCCGCCAACCGCTGTAGTGCCAGTCCCTGGGACGAGGTTTCCATAGTAACGTATTGCACGCCATTCTCGCTAAACTGCTTGAAGAGAGCGTGAAGCGCAAAGGCATCAGGGGTTGTGAGGGAAGCTGGAAGTGTTTCTTCTTCGCCTTGATTGTTCATGTATCGGTGTCCAACCGTACCGACGAGTGCCGTTTTCCACCCACTTGCCTTGAGTATGGCGTGTATGAGATGTGCTGTAGAGGTTTTACCGTTGGTGCCTGTAATACCGATGAGTTTAAGGTGTCGCGCAGGATTGTCGTGCCAATTGGCAGCAATCAAGGAGATTGCACGTCGTCCATTAGGGACCTGTACGTAGGTAATCGACTTTATCGGCATCTCTAAAGCCGCCACAGGCTTTTCACCGATGATAGCTGCTGCTCCCTTTTGAAGAGCATCTGAAATGAAGCTATGACTGTCCACGCTGACGCCTTGATAACAAACAAAAACATTACCAGGCTTGACTTCCCGATTGTCACTGGCAATACCAGTGATATCAACATCCAGCGATCCAGTGCTTGCAGTAATGTTCAGACCGTGGAGCAGCTCATGAAGCCTCACATCCCCTCTCCTTTCTCAGTAAAGCGTTGTGTCGGTGTCTGTTTTGTCACAACAGATGTATATTTAGGTGTTTTTTGAAGTTCGGGTCCAAAAAACTCTGTCTGTTTTAAGTATTGCATTGTTTGAACGGCAACTTTCTGAAAAAGAGGTCCGGCGATCTGGCCACTAAAACGTGCCCCTTTCGGTTCATCAAGCATGACAATTATCGATACCATAGGATTCTCTGCTGGTAGGAATCCCATAAAGGACATAATCTCTTTTCCAAGATACCCCTTACCATTTTTTTCAGCCTTTTGGGCGGTACCCGTCTTTCCAGCTACGTTATATCCTTCAACGCGTGCACGTCGACCACTACCGTCTTCAACGACACCAACAAGTATGTCCGTCATCTGTTTCGCGACCATCGGTCGAATCACCTGTCGGACTTCAATGGGATATTTCTTTTCAACGAGCTTCCCACTACTGTCCCGAATTTCTCGTGTAATATATGGACGGAGAAGCTTGCCACCATTCGCAATGACATTTAACGCATTGACCATCTGAAGAGGTGTTACCATCACGCCTTGTCCAAAAGGCACGGCACCGAGAGAATTGATATCCCAATGTCTTACTGCATAAAGACTTCCACTGTGCTCATAAGGCAGATCAATACCCGTCATTTTTCCAAAACCGTAGCTTTCAATATAAGTACTGAAGTCTTCATGTCCCAACTGCTTCACAACCTTAATCATACCGATATTGCTAGACTTTTGGAGAACCTGTTCCAGTGTAAGCCACCCTTTCCCTGAAACGTCGCGAATAATCCTACCGTTTGAGAGCCGGTACCGCCCATTTTCACAAAAAACCGTTGACTCAGGGGTCATAACCCCTTCGTTCATTACAGCCGAAGATGCAACAATTTTAAAAATTGAACCAGGCTCATACGCAAACCAAACACCGAAATTTCTTTTCGCTTCCTCGTTTCCGTGCGCGTAATTATTCAAATCGTATGTCGGATAACTCGCGAGTGCCAATATCTCCGCGGTTTTCGAGGCTAAGACAATGACTGTGCCCCGTGGTGAATTCCACTTTCGGCAAGCCGCTGCCAACTCCTTCTCGGCGGTATACTGAATGTATTCATCAAGTGTCAGGACAACGCTATATCCATAATCATCGGTAGAGCTTCCATCGGTTAGTAAATTTACCGGTTCGTTGCGCGCAGCTTCCGCCCGTCGCGCGGCTTGTCGCTCCCTCGCACTCAAAAGGTAATTGTTGTACTGATACTCAATTCCCTCACCCATATTCTGATCGTTGATATGTCCAATGACCTGAGAAGCGAGTTTCCCTTTCGGATAGGTGCGTTTCTGTTCAACCTCGTGCTTTATACCCCGAATGTCTTTCTCAATTGCGCGAAGCTCATCAAGCCGTTCATAACTCATATCCTTCTTAAGCCACACAAACCGCTTATCCTTACGACGAAGCTGGGTAAGCAACTCAGATTCGGAAACCCCCAAAACCGGCGCAAGTCTGCGTGCAGCCTCGCTCGGATCCGTTTTCATATACGTCGGATCAGCGTAGACAGAAAGACTATGGCGACTTAAAGCTAAGACACTCCCGTGTCGATCTAAGATCTTGCCACGTTTTATCGCAGCTGTGCGCGGGGAAAGCCAAGTGCGATCAGCTGTTTCCTCACGCGCTGCGTTGTCAGAGATCTGTACTTTGAACAGTTTACCAACCAGCAATAAAAATCCCACCTGTAATATAATAAGTACAAGAACAAGGCGACGAATAGATAAGTGTGAATTGTTTTTCATGTTTTTCCCATCAAATTAATAAAATAAATCCAAATACCCTCCAGAAGGGCGGAAAAGACGGAGATACAAACACTGAAGATTATTTATCCCAGAGAACTTGCGAGGTTTCAGTCGGTTCAACCATTCCAAGTTCACTGGCGATTTTCCGAATCCTTTGAACGCTGGTTAACGTCGATTCTTCCAATTCAAGCCGATGAATTTCATCCTGAACTTGGTGCTTCTGCCTTTCATAGACAGGCTGTCGTTGCAAAGCAACTTTCTTAGCGTAAGATGAGAACCAGATACTGCCAGCGAAGGTGCAGAAAGACAATACCAAAACAATATAGACTAATGGAAATTTCTTTTTCGGTTTGGCATCTTCTGTTTTTGTGAGACGTGTTGAATAGTGATGTGGTGTCTGCATTTTATTTAATCGATATTATGAGGACAGAATTTTTATGTTTCAGAACTTCAGTACCGTGTCACTTCACAACTTTTTCGCGTGCTTTCGCTCAGGCGAAGGCTCTCTTTTCTGTAACGCCGAATACCGCATTTAAGGTACAATTTTTTTCATGCCCAGGATAGGAAATAAGGCACTTCACGCTATAATTTGCAAACCGCTCGCAATTTAGCACTTCGTGCCCGCGGGTTTTGTTGAATTTCAGCCACATCCGGCAGCACTGGACGCTTCGTGAGAATCTCCACTGACGGACTGTGTTCACAAATACAGACAGGTGTTTTGGGAGAACAAATACACGTCTTCGCCCACGTCTGAAAGCGACGTTTGACGATCCTATCCTCAAGCGAATGAAACGTGATCACACACAAACAACCCCCGGGTTTCAAAAGCGATACTGCAGCATCTAAACCTACCTCAAGGTTCTCCAACTCAGCGTTGACATGAACCCGCAGCGCCTGAAAAACACGAGTCGCAGGATGGATTTTGGATGCCTTTCGCGGGACGGCTTGCTTGACAATTTCTGCGAACTGTGTTGTTGTCGTTATCGGTCCCTGTTGCCTCGCTCGAACAACCCGATCAGCAATCCGTTTAGCAAATCGTTCCTCGCCATATCGCTTAAAAATATCAACGAGAACATTCATCGGACTATCGTTGACCACCAGCATCGCTGTCAGAGAGGCTTTCGGCTCACGACTCAACACCTCCCTCGGATTCATACGCATATCCAAAGGACCGGTATGGCTAAAACTAAACCCGCGATGTGGTGTATCCAGTTGTAGAGACGACACCCCCAAGTCAAGCAGAATACCGTCTACAGAATGAACGGAATGTCTCTCCAATAAGACATCCATCTCAGCAAAATTGCCGTTAATTAGAAAGCACCGCCCCCCGAAGGCGTGTAACCTATCTTCCGCTACAGCGAGAGCCTCAAGGTCTAAATCAATTCCGATCACACGCCCATCCGGTGCGGAGGTTTCAAGGATAGTGGCACTATGCCCACCCAAACCGACGGTACCATCTATATAAACACTACCCGGTTTTGGTTTGAGAAACTCAATCACTTTATCACATAAGACTGGTATGTGTTGCATGTTCATAGCCTTTTCAAGTCTATCCTTGGTTGAATCTTAGCAAGAAACGTGCCAATCTATTTCTTACATTAGCGACAAGACACTAAACATCTATCCGATTCCGATAGATAGCCGACACAAGCTCCATTGTCTTAACCGCATCAGCAAAACAGGTTAACGGCTGCTGATCCTGCTGGATACAATCAACGAAATGCCGACTCTCCCCATAAAACCCGTACGCCCTATGCGAGGCATCAGACTCCGCCGCTTCCTCAGGCGTAATTTCAATTGTGCCTTCGGGCGTATGGAGCACGGCACAACCGCCAGCATCGGGATTGATATAGGCGGAAACCTCTCGCGCATGCATTTCAAACGTATGGATACGTCCACCGACAGCCCAATTCGTGCAAAGATACCCAGAAGCACCACTCGTAAACTTGACGAGGGCGTTGAAACTGTTCTCACGCTCGGAATAGAAACTATTGATGTCGCTTGCAACGGCTTTCACCTCGCCTCCGCCAAGCCAACGGAGTGCGTCTACAGCGTGAATTGCATCGCAGGTTAAAACGTCTATCACACCGTCGTAGTAGAAGGCGTTTGGCGTGTTCTTATGGAAGGTCGACATGCACTGGATAATCGGTCCGCGTTCCTCAACGATTGCCTTAACCCTTCGCAAAAGCGGAATAAACCGCCGATTGAAACCCACCATTGTCTTACAATCGTTCTTCTCTGCAGCGAGTGCCATCTCCTTCGTTTGATGAAGCGTAACACCCGGTGGTTTCTCAATAAAAACATGATGCCCCTGCGAGAGACAATGAACAGCAAGTGGAAACAGGTGTTGCGGCGGCATTAAAATATATACAGCATCCGGACTCGTCTTTTCGAGCATTTCTTGATAGTTGGTAAAAGTTCGTTCAATCTCAAACCGTTCCGCCGTTGCCTGCAGTTTTGACGGTACTAAATCACACAATCCAACAAGATTTACATCTTCACACTCTCTGAGCGATGGGTAATGGACACCGTTTGCCATCCCACCCGCGCCAATCAGGGCAATATTGACTTTTTTCATCTGAGATCCTCCTAACCAATCTTTCCTTGCATATTATAAGAGAAGGTGTTAAAATTGCAATCAACTTCTGAATATGCAAAGAGGAAATAAATTTGATTTTTTCTCGAAGATATAGTATAATCCTTAAAACTTACACATGACAGGCGATAAATTGCCTCACTACAAACATAGGTCTCTTGTAAATACAAACATTTCTCCAAAGCATAGCAATTTGTAGTAGTGCAATTCGTTATGAATTGGGTAAGTCCTGAAGGAATCACGATCTAAAGCGATCATCTGATTCAGATTTTGGTGGAGTAGGTCATTGATCTTTAGAGAGTGCCGACTCTATTCACCAGAGGATTACCGAGTCCTCAAACAATGAGGGATGCGTTGATAACGCTTTGAGAGTACCGACTCTACCTCCAAAAAGACGATTAAGAGGGGGCAACAATTATCCCCCTCTTATATCTTATATTCCGCACGTGTTTTGACACATTTCAGAAATCAACATTACTGCGTATAGGTTATATTTTTTTGAATCTGATTCAGATTTTGGTGGAGTAGGTCATTGATCTTTAGAGAGTGCCGACTCTATTCACCAGAGGATTACCGAGTCCTCAAACAATGAGGGGCATTTATAATGCCTTGAGAGTCCGACTCTACCTCCACTTCACATAAAAAAATGCAAACATGGTGTATCTATATAGATGAATCAGGAGTCAACGAAGATAACCCCGAATTCATTTATGCCGCTATTTGTGTTCCTTTTAATATCCAACAGGAATTCTTAAAGTCCTACTCCAAAATTGTCAATTCTTTGGTACCTATTTCCGGCAGCGAGATAAAATATAGCCCCCTTCTTAATGATTTCGATAGAAATTATCAAGAAAAAAGTGGCGAGATATGCCAGTCACTATTGGCGCGCTTTTTTAATATAGAAGGTGCCCAGATTATTCGGATAAAAGCGATAAGAAAACAGATGCGACTTGAAGGTGGTGACCTCCGTGCAGCTCTCTTTAAAAAAGCACTTGAGCTCAGCAAGCAGTCTTTACCACCTGATCACCAAGCAATGATTTTGCACGACGAATTAGACAACCGAAATCTACAGCGCGCACTGTTAGATACGTTTAATAACTTCAATAAAGACTTGCCTAAAGGTCTAAACTTTCAAAACTGTGTCTTTGTCCATTCTAATGAAAATCCGTTCATACAGTTTGCTGATTTCGTTGCTTCCATCTGCTACAGATATTATTACTTTCAGAAAACAGAATATAAGGATAAACAGTATTGTAAATCATTAGTAAATTCGCTATTTAACGCAATAGATGAACGCTCACCCCCTATTGTTGAACTCTCTGAACATAAGGTTGTTGAAGGCAACCCGAGAAGAGAGCACGCGTTACAACTCGCTTCAGAACACGGTATTGATATTACTACTGCTTACAATATAGTAGATAAGCGGATTACGCTTGTTGAAGTGTTGCGGCGAAAACAAGCTCAAACTTCCGCAGCTCATAAACGAAACGAAGATAAGCGCGAAATCCCCTCCTAACCATGAACACAGATCCTATCAAATTAGAACTTTATAAAAATATGTTGACCTCGGTTGCCGAGGAGATGGGCGTAACGCTACAACGCACCGCGTTCTCACCTAATATCAAAGAACGGCTCGATTTCTCATGTGCCGTTTTTGATGGTACCGGCAAAATGGTCGCACAAGCCGCACACATCCCCGTGCATCTCGGCTCTATGCCACTCTCGGTACTTGCGGCTATCGCACACACCGAAATGGCACCCGGCGACATGATCGCGCTTAATGACCCCTATCGCGGCGGCACACATCTGCCCGACATTACGCTCGTCGCGCCCATCTTCTCGGATGAAATTGGGAACGAATCGGAAAATAAACCCGTCTTCTTCGTCGCGAATCGTGCACATCACGCAGACGTAGGAGGAATGACACCCGGCTCAATGCCGATTGCAACGAGCGTAATTCAGGAGGGTATCAGGATTCCGCCTGTCAAGCTCATCCGAGGGGGCGAACTCGACACCGATCTTTGGGAACTAATCCTCGCGAATGTACGCACACCGGAAGAGCGCCGCGGCGATATGGAAGCACAACTCGCCGCGAACCGCGTCGGCGAACGTCGATTACAGGAGATGGTAGCCAAATACGGCTCAACAGAAATTACAGCATATATGCAGGAACTGTGCGCGTACGCCAGTCGGATGGTCCGGGCGCGCCTCCGAGAAATCCCAGATGGACGCTACACATACACCGATGTGCTTGATAACGACGGCATCACCGACAAACCTATTGAAATACAGGTCGCGATTGAGATCAAAGATGACACAGCATTAGTTGATTTCACTGGCACGGCAGAACAAGCACAAGGCTCAGTTAACGCGATTTACGCTATCACCCTCTCCGCAGTCTTTTATACCTTCCGATGTATCGCCGGGGCAGATGTCCCCGCCAATGCCGGGTGTTTGGAACCGATCCGAGTCATTGCGCCAGAGGGAAGCGTTGTAAACGCCAAGTTTCCAGCAGCAGTTGCGGGAGGCAACGTCGAGACATCACAGCGTATTGTTGATGTACTGCTTGGCGCATTAGCACAAGCCTGTCCAGATCAGATCCCCGCTGCCAGTTCAGGTACGATGAATAACCTCACAATCGGCGGCTATGATACCTCACGCAGAAAGGACTTCACCTACTACGAAACTATCGCAGGCGGGATGGGCGCACGTCCAAACCGAGACGGTATTGATGCCATCCATACGCACATGACCAACACAATGAACACTCCCATAGAGGCAATTGAAACGAACTACCCGATGCAAGTAACGACATACTCAATCCGACGTGGAACAGGCGGGGCAGGGAAATTTCAAGGGGGCGCAGGTGTCATTCGAGGATTGAGACTTTTAACAGAGGCGGAGGTTACGATCCTTTCAGAACGTCGAACGCGAGGTCCCTACGGTTTGCAAGGCGGAGAACCAGGACAACCAGGACGTAACGTCTTAATTTCTGGCGAAGTAGAACATCCGTTAGCCGGCAAGGTTTCCGTTTCTACGAGCGAAGGCGACGTTATTCGCATAGAGACACCCGGTGGCGGCGGATTTTCGTCTTAGCAATTAACGTTGTGAAAATAAAAGGGACATCTGTATAGAAATGCTGCGCGCAGGAAATAAAAAATAATTGGCATTTTTAAATTAAATATGTTATCATATATAACCTAAATAGTATTAATCAATGATATGAGAATGTTTTGATGCTGGAGCGACTTGGTGGAATCGCGATTTCCAGCAGCAAATAGGGAAAAACTATGGAGAGCGACAATGAAAAAACTGACGCAATCAGCATTTCAGAGAGCAAAGAACTTTATAATGGATCACGGGAGAGCGGTGGACCAAAGACGCTTTGAATTCCATTTTGAAGATGGACCCGCTGATGCCGTTCTTGCCGCGCTAACACCTTATCAGAACGCCGACGGTGGTTTCGCCCACAGTCTGGAACCTGACATCAGGACAC
This region of Candidatus Poribacteria bacterium genomic DNA includes:
- a CDS encoding penicillin-binding protein 2 is translated as MKNNSHLSIRRLVLVLIILQVGFLLLVGKLFKVQISDNAAREETADRTWLSPRTAAIKRGKILDRHGSVLALSRHSLSVYADPTYMKTDPSEAARRLAPVLGVSESELLTQLRRKDKRFVWLKKDMSYERLDELRAIEKDIRGIKHEVEQKRTYPKGKLASQVIGHINDQNMGEGIEYQYNNYLLSARERQAARRAEAARNEPVNLLTDGSSTDDYGYSVVLTLDEYIQYTAEKELAAACRKWNSPRGTVIVLASKTAEILALASYPTYDLNNYAHGNEEAKRNFGVWFAYEPGSIFKIVASSAVMNEGVMTPESTVFCENGRYRLSNGRIIRDVSGKGWLTLEQVLQKSSNIGMIKVVKQLGHEDFSTYIESYGFGKMTGIDLPYEHSGSLYAVRHWDINSLGAVPFGQGVMVTPLQMVNALNVIANGGKLLRPYITREIRDSSGKLVEKKYPIEVRQVIRPMVAKQMTDILVGVVEDGSGRRARVEGYNVAGKTGTAQKAEKNGKGYLGKEIMSFMGFLPAENPMVSIIVMLDEPKGARFSGQIAGPLFQKVAVQTMQYLKQTEFFGPELQKTPKYTSVVTKQTPTQRFTEKGEGM
- a CDS encoding UDP-N-acetylmuramoyl-L-alanyl-D-glutamate--2,6-diaminopimelate ligase; translation: MRLHELLHGLNITASTGSLDVDITGIASDNREVKPGNVFVCYQGVSVDSHSFISDALQKGAAAIIGEKPVAALEMPIKSITYVQVPNGRRAISLIAANWHDNPARHLKLIGITGTNGKTSTAHLIHAILKASGWKTALVGTVGHRYMNNQGEEETLPASLTTPDAFALHALFKQFSENGVQYVTMETSSQGLALQRLAGLTFDTAVFTNFTQDHLDYHQTMEIYLKAKLMLFEQLGEASFAILNSDSPVAERIAQVCLDSQLLMYGLGENADLHAKDIRYSHNRLTFTAVTPCGRIPAKLQLLGDYNLYNALAAIAVGLRYDCPISAIQEGLATTIVPGRFELIDRGQDFAVIVDYAHTPDGLENVLTAAKRVARRDLICVFGCGGDRDSGKRPKMGNISAQIADYSVVTSDNPRTEDPDEIIAQIVSNLPHDTQYVCISDRRDAIHHAITTAKSGDVVVIAGKGHEDYQEIQGERFPFDDRVVASEILESL
- a CDS encoding hydantoinase B/oxoprolinase family protein — its product is MNTDPIKLELYKNMLTSVAEEMGVTLQRTAFSPNIKERLDFSCAVFDGTGKMVAQAAHIPVHLGSMPLSVLAAIAHTEMAPGDMIALNDPYRGGTHLPDITLVAPIFSDEIGNESENKPVFFVANRAHHADVGGMTPGSMPIATSVIQEGIRIPPVKLIRGGELDTDLWELILANVRTPEERRGDMEAQLAANRVGERRLQEMVAKYGSTEITAYMQELCAYASRMVRARLREIPDGRYTYTDVLDNDGITDKPIEIQVAIEIKDDTALVDFTGTAEQAQGSVNAIYAITLSAVFYTFRCIAGADVPANAGCLEPIRVIAPEGSVVNAKFPAAVAGGNVETSQRIVDVLLGALAQACPDQIPAASSGTMNNLTIGGYDTSRRKDFTYYETIAGGMGARPNRDGIDAIHTHMTNTMNTPIEAIETNYPMQVTTYSIRRGTGGAGKFQGGAGVIRGLRLLTEAEVTILSERRTRGPYGLQGGEPGQPGRNVLISGEVEHPLAGKVSVSTSEGDVIRIETPGGGGFSS
- a CDS encoding DUF3800 domain-containing protein, with the protein product MQTWCIYIDESGVNEDNPEFIYAAICVPFNIQQEFLKSYSKIVNSLVPISGSEIKYSPLLNDFDRNYQEKSGEICQSLLARFFNIEGAQIIRIKAIRKQMRLEGGDLRAALFKKALELSKQSLPPDHQAMILHDELDNRNLQRALLDTFNNFNKDLPKGLNFQNCVFVHSNENPFIQFADFVASICYRYYYFQKTEYKDKQYCKSLVNSLFNAIDERSPPIVELSEHKVVEGNPRREHALQLASEHGIDITTAYNIVDKRITLVEVLRRKQAQTSAAHKRNEDKREIPS
- the rsmH gene encoding 16S rRNA (cytosine(1402)-N(4))-methyltransferase RsmH → MNMQHIPVLCDKVIEFLKPKPGSVYIDGTVGLGGHSATILETSAPDGRVIGIDLDLEALAVAEDRLHAFGGRCFLINGNFAEMDVLLERHSVHSVDGILLDLGVSSLQLDTPHRGFSFSHTGPLDMRMNPREVLSREPKASLTAMLVVNDSPMNVLVDIFKRYGEERFAKRIADRVVRARQQGPITTTTQFAEIVKQAVPRKASKIHPATRVFQALRVHVNAELENLEVGLDAAVSLLKPGGCLCVITFHSLEDRIVKRRFQTWAKTCICSPKTPVCICEHSPSVEILTKRPVLPDVAEIQQNPRARSAKLRAVCKL
- a CDS encoding Gfo/Idh/MocA family oxidoreductase, encoding MKKVNIALIGAGGMANGVHYPSLRECEDVNLVGLCDLVPSKLQATAERFEIERTFTNYQEMLEKTSPDAVYILMPPQHLFPLAVHCLSQGHHVFIEKPPGVTLHQTKEMALAAEKNDCKTMVGFNRRFIPLLRRVKAIVEERGPIIQCMSTFHKNTPNAFYYDGVIDVLTCDAIHAVDALRWLGGGEVKAVASDINSFYSERENSFNALVKFTSGASGYLCTNWAVGGRIHTFEMHAREVSAYINPDAGGCAVLHTPEGTIEITPEEAAESDASHRAYGFYGESRHFVDCIQQDQQPLTCFADAVKTMELVSAIYRNRIDV
- a CDS encoding cell division protein FtsL: MQTPHHYSTRLTKTEDAKPKKKFPLVYIVLVLSFCTFAGSIWFSSYAKKVALQRQPVYERQKHQVQDEIHRLELEESTLTSVQRIRKIASELGMVEPTETSQVLWDK
- a CDS encoding alpha/beta hydrolase yields the protein MPSTEINTLNISYQVAGEGDVVLLLHGWGGEAASFQPVFEWLAQSHKVYALDLPGFGKSQLPPTAWDTSDYAQFVTAFLGKFDIPKVHLIGHSFGGRISIIISAEHPEKVDKLILVDSAGIKPRRTAKYYLRVGIAKVGKLIRRCGKYGVLVANAMSARVGSKDYQNAGDMRATLVKVVNQDLRALLPRITASTLLIWGENDTDTPVSFGQIMEKEIPDAGLVVLKEAGHFSYLDKFPQFCRIVASFLKIANA